One window from the genome of Pseudoliparis swirei isolate HS2019 ecotype Mariana Trench chromosome 24, NWPU_hadal_v1, whole genome shotgun sequence encodes:
- the si:ch73-109d9.3 gene encoding zinc finger and SCAN domain-containing protein 21 produces MSDLETLVVTFQTQLSDVMETVVKTAMYEVTRLVEEGFLEEMQRRSRELEALRRRLRRAESTLSGRGVERRRADGAKEESELASNTEEEEEDDDEEEERLEQDDLFGACGVKEEEEEKWSMSCTQEVMSESTRAEDPPTSRFSPALKSLTTDEDESSPAVDVKDEDAHKPSCFPLHWSGALDGEAALNSHGAAEKTEAQPDRSQENGENLSRDVMKREPPASPAYVFPEDHEDEHRTTEPSLEEEEEEEDSCWAAMTGLLQDHRLAPEQDRDPVPSEHALSDCVAAHADVLFPPNRDRVSAPTARLQSGAAALAASVKQEADIDSDGRADSEPDDGGKPTAKSRAAPFSCSANRHRASPEALKQNRTSHKAAVQEVMKRHARAGSSLRWHAALQHLHRPAKNSNGGNADSDPLTRTPSTSIAPPPPLSVHPGVKLAAAAAHDRAGDPWVSVKTHPSANPSPHPDAHAAGAAARHHLLRCGQCGKCFPHPSNLKAHLLTHTGERPFCCALCGRSFTKLSNLKAHRRVHTGERPYCCAACGKRFTQKCNLKRHQRIHLDV; encoded by the exons ATGTCGGACCTGGAGACCCTGGTGGTCACTTTCCAGACCCAGCTGTCCGACGTCATGGAGACCGTGGTGAAGACGGCCATGTACGAGGTCACGcggctggtggaggagggctTCCTGGAGGAGATGCAGCGCCGGAGCCGCGAGCTGGAGGCCCTGAGGAGGCGGCTGCGGCGGGCCGAGAGCACGCTGAGCGGCcggggggtggagaggaggagggccgaCGGGGCCAAGGAGGAGTCAGAGCTGGCCAGTAatactgaagaagaggaggaggatgatgatgaagaagaagagaggttaGAGCAAGATG acCTTTTTGGGGCCTGTGgcgtaaaagaagaagaagaagaaaagtggtCGATGAGCtgcacacaggaagtgatgtcagagTCGACGCGGGCAGAAGACCCGCCCACATCCCGCTTCAGTCCTGCGCTGAAGTCACTG ACGACGGACGAGGACGAGTCGTCGCCGGCGGTGGACGTGAAAGACGAAGACGCTCATAAGCCGTCTTGTTTTCCTCTGCATTGGAGCGGTGCTCTCGACG GTGAAGCAGCGCTCAACTCCCACGGCGCCGCCGAGAAGACGGAGGCTCAACCGGATCGGTCTCAGGAGAACGGCGAGAATCTATCGCGGGACGTCATGAAGCGGGAGCCACCGGCGTCTCCCGCGTACGTCTTCCCCGAAGACCACGAGGACGAGCACCGCACCACGGAGCCGtctttagaggaggaggaggaggaggaggacagctgTTGGGCCGCCATGACGGGCCTCCTGCAGGATCACAGACTGGCACCCGAACAGGACCGCGACCCGGTCCCATCGGAACACGCGCTCTCCGACTGCGTCGCGGCCCACGCCGATGTTCTGTTTCCCCCAAACAGAGACCGGGTGTCGGCCCCGACGGCGAGACTCCAAAGCGGCGCCGCGGCGTTGGCCGCGTCCGTCAAGCAGGAGGCGGATATCGATTCGGACGGGCGCGCGGACAGCGAGCCCGACGACGGGGGAAAACCGACGGCAAAGTCTCGCGCGGCGCCTTTTTCGTGCTCCGCGAATCGGCACCGAGCGAGTCCAGAGGCGCTGAAGCAGAACCGCACCTCCCACAAAGCCGCGGTGCAGGAGGTCATGAAGCGACACGCCAGAGCGGGTTCCAGTCTCCGATGGCACGCCGCTCTCCAGCACCTCCACCGGCCGGCGAAAAACTCAAACGGCGGCAACGCAGACTCAGACCCCCTCACCAGAACTCCGTCCACCTCtatagctcctccccctccgctcTCGGTCCACCCGGGCGTCAaactggcggcggcggcggcacacGATCGCGCCGGTGACCCGTGGGTCAGCGTCAAGACGCACCCATCCGCAAACCCCTCGCCGCATCCGGACGCTCACgccgccggcgccgccgccCGGCACCACCTGCTGCGCTGCGGCCAGTGCGGGAAGTGCTTCCCCCACCCGAGCAACCTGAAGGCCCACCTGCTGACGCACACGGGCGAGCGGCCGTTCTGCTGCGCGCTGTGCGGCCGCAGCTTCACCAAGCTGAGCAACCTGAAGGCGCACCGGCGCGTTCACACGGGGGAGAGACCCTACTGCTGCGCCGCCTGCGGCAAGCGCTTCACCCAGAAGTGTAACCTGAAGCGCCACCAGAGGATCCACCTGGACGTgtga